One Faecalicatena sp. Marseille-Q4148 DNA window includes the following coding sequences:
- a CDS encoding Maff2 family protein, with protein MAFFASAIDTLKILVIALGAGLGAWGVINLLEGYGNDNPGAKSQGMKQLMAGGGIALVGATLIPLLAGLFG; from the coding sequence ATGGCATTTTTTGCGAGCGCGATTGACACTTTGAAGATTCTGGTAATTGCCCTGGGAGCGGGCCTTGGAGCATGGGGCGTCATCAACCTTCTGGAAGGTTACGGCAATGACAATCCGGGAGCCAAAAGCCAGGGTATGAAACAGCTTATGGCGGGCGGCGGTATCGCCCTGGTAGGCGCAACCCTGATCCCGCTGCTGGCCGGCCTGTTCGGTTAA
- a CDS encoding type IV secretory system conjugative DNA transfer family protein, translating into MKIDKDALKKQVILHLPYLLFLLVFAKLGEAVRLAPGADASQKLLGLSEGFALAFQSMWPGAALDWLVGLCGAAAVRLAVYLKGKDAKKYRKNVEYGSARWGNKTDIAPFMDPKPENNVILTQSEGLMLNGRPKNPAHARNKNVLVVGGSGSGKTRFFIKPNLMQMHSSYVVTDPKGTVLVECGKMLQRGTPKLDKDGKPVRNAKGKIVYEPYKIRVFNTINFQKSMHFNPFAYIHSEKDILKIVTTLIANTKGEGKAGDDFWVKAETLLYTALIGYIYYEAPTNEQNFATLVEMLNAMEVREDDESFKNAVDLLFDALEQKDPDHFALRQYKKYKLAAGKTAKSILISCASRLAPFDIREVREITMYDELDLDMLGDERTALFLIMSDTDGTFAFLISLIYSILFNRLCERADDVYGGRLPVHVRCLIDEAANIGQIPNLERLMATIRSREISACLVLQAQSQLKALYKDNMDTIIGNCDASLFLGGKEETTLKSWNSLLGKETIDLYNTSVTKGNQESHGQNFQKLGKDLMSVDELAVMDGGKCLLQIRGVRPFLSRKYDITKHPNYKLLSDYNEKNAFDIEKFLSTRMPMRPGELYRNYEVTAEDLEPQTT; encoded by the coding sequence ATGAAGATAGACAAAGATGCCCTGAAAAAACAGGTGATCTTACATCTGCCCTATCTTTTGTTCCTTCTGGTATTCGCTAAGCTGGGCGAGGCGGTGCGCCTTGCCCCAGGGGCGGACGCTTCACAGAAATTATTGGGGCTGTCGGAAGGATTCGCGCTTGCCTTTCAGAGCATGTGGCCGGGCGCCGCACTGGACTGGCTGGTGGGATTATGCGGCGCTGCCGCTGTCCGTCTGGCGGTCTATCTCAAAGGAAAGGATGCGAAAAAATACCGCAAAAATGTAGAGTACGGTTCCGCACGCTGGGGAAATAAAACGGACATAGCACCGTTCATGGATCCAAAGCCGGAAAACAATGTTATCCTCACCCAGAGCGAGGGCTTAATGTTAAACGGCAGGCCGAAAAACCCGGCCCATGCCAGGAATAAAAACGTGCTGGTAGTCGGAGGTTCAGGTTCCGGTAAGACAAGATTTTTTATCAAGCCCAACTTAATGCAGATGCACTCAAGCTATGTTGTCACCGACCCGAAAGGCACCGTCTTGGTCGAGTGCGGGAAAATGCTGCAAAGAGGCACACCAAAGCTGGATAAAGACGGGAAACCGGTGCGGAACGCAAAGGGCAAGATCGTGTATGAGCCTTATAAAATCCGGGTATTCAATACCATTAACTTCCAGAAAAGTATGCACTTTAACCCCTTTGCGTATATCCATTCGGAAAAGGATATTTTGAAGATTGTTACCACCTTAATCGCCAACACCAAAGGCGAGGGAAAAGCCGGGGATGATTTCTGGGTCAAGGCGGAAACCCTGCTCTACACGGCGCTGATCGGCTATATCTACTACGAGGCCCCGACCAACGAACAGAATTTTGCCACGCTGGTAGAAATGCTGAACGCTATGGAGGTGCGGGAGGATGACGAGAGTTTCAAAAACGCTGTTGACCTTCTCTTTGACGCCCTGGAGCAGAAAGACCCGGACCACTTCGCCCTGCGGCAGTATAAAAAATACAAGCTGGCGGCGGGCAAGACAGCAAAATCCATATTGATTAGCTGTGCTTCCAGGCTGGCGCCATTTGACATCCGGGAGGTCCGGGAGATCACCATGTATGACGAGCTGGACCTGGATATGCTGGGGGATGAACGGACCGCCCTGTTCCTCATTATGAGCGACACGGACGGCACCTTTGCCTTCCTTATCAGCCTGATCTATTCCATCCTGTTCAACCGTCTGTGCGAGCGGGCGGATGATGTGTATGGCGGGCGGCTCCCGGTTCATGTGCGGTGCCTCATTGACGAGGCGGCCAATATCGGCCAGATCCCCAACCTGGAGCGGCTGATGGCTACTATCCGAAGCCGTGAGATTTCCGCGTGCCTGGTGCTGCAGGCCCAGAGCCAGCTAAAGGCGCTTTATAAGGACAACATGGACACCATCATAGGGAATTGTGACGCTTCCCTGTTCCTGGGAGGCAAGGAGGAAACCACCTTAAAAAGCTGGAACTCCCTTTTAGGAAAAGAGACCATCGACCTGTATAACACCAGCGTCACCAAAGGCAACCAGGAATCCCACGGGCAGAACTTCCAGAAGTTAGGCAAGGATCTGATGTCCGTGGACGAGCTGGCGGTCATGGACGGCGGGAAATGCTTACTGCAGATCAGGGGTGTGCGCCCCTTCCTTTCCCGGAAGTATGATATAACGAAACACCCGAACTATAAGCTGCTCTCCGATTACAATGAGAAGAACGCTTTTGATATTGAGAAATTCTTATCCACCCGGATGCCGATGCGTCCCGGAGAGCTGTACCGCAATTATGAGGTCACAGCCGAAGATCTGGAACCGCAGACCACATAA
- a CDS encoding PcfB family protein: protein MQEDLEQRTVSVSIQAAKLSGRLLRAAVAAVLQKMEQERTTPKVGRNSMKRLTYKDPGANTIEVSGRIRSFERYARKHQVRYHIEKELGTNPPKWTVYFKANQADALTAAFKEYTQKDLTRSTRPSLLTQLHKFKELAQALGRDRVKNKEHGGPER from the coding sequence ATGCAGGAAGATCTGGAACAGCGGACCGTATCGGTCTCCATACAGGCGGCAAAGCTGTCCGGGCGGCTTCTGCGTGCGGCGGTTGCCGCCGTGCTTCAAAAGATGGAGCAGGAACGCACCACCCCGAAGGTCGGGCGTAACAGCATGAAGCGGCTGACCTATAAAGACCCCGGTGCCAACACCATTGAAGTGTCCGGCAGGATCCGCTCGTTTGAACGGTACGCCAGGAAACACCAAGTCCGCTACCACATAGAAAAAGAGCTGGGGACTAATCCGCCGAAGTGGACGGTCTATTTCAAGGCGAACCAGGCGGATGCGCTGACGGCGGCTTTCAAGGAATATACACAGAAAGACCTCACCCGCAGCACCAGGCCGTCGCTGCTTACCCAGCTTCATAAATTCAAAGAGCTGGCACAGGCCCTTGGCCGCGACCGGGTGAAAAACAAGGAGCACGGAGGGCCGGAACGATGA